The Fictibacillus arsenicus genome contains a region encoding:
- a CDS encoding 1,4-alpha-glucan branching protein domain-containing protein, producing the protein MSNGYFALVLHAHLPYVRHNEANRLEERWVFEALTESYIPLLWVLEEQPESLSWTLSFSPPLLELLNDPVIQKRYLEHLDSTLKLIKKEKNFSKNKQEKEIISFYETRYKKIMDTYQNHDCQIIKAFKTFMNEGKITCITSAATHAFLPYVQTEQGVKAQILAGINTYEKYFGNKPTGFWLPECAYSPGIDKILADAGIRYTFVDEQTLLKSKPVPKKGIGAPVYSPHGVALFPRNQVISETIWNSSVGYPGDFDYREFYRDVAYERDFDYIKGFIHPDGIKVDTSLKYWRITGETENKDWYNRTYAEEKIKQHSRDFTIRIEDYLHNNKQSFPPQLITAPFDAELFGHWWFEGPEFLLQSMEVSIEQNISWITPQEFLHRHYQDLETVRPCFSTWGRNGTGEVWLNHANAWMYRHLHYCEEKLVELAAKLSKEKVNIVTERYANQMVREWMLAASSDWAFIIEGNSASQYAKDRFQEHIERFHTLYEAIQNGSYNINEISEYENDYPFIMVNLWHYFKNQHDLYVNMQYTNQNNKSKKILMLSWEFPPMVVGGLSRHVFDLSRKLTDQGHEVYVLTSAVEGYPDYEINNGVHVYRLKGKQPSFESFFHWTGSLNLAMADYAVELSKKIKFDCIHAHDWLVSVAALAVKKELELPLITTIHATEHGRNNGITSPLQYEINQKEWELMNGSDSLIVCSTYMKKELTDVFQIPEDKISILPNGIDPQQIIAELNEERNDENRSENELLLFSVGRLVKEKGFQTIVEAADILRNKGLQVRFVIAGKGPLFDELNEMVRKKQLERYVHLAGFVSDEERNVWFAKADAALFPSHYEPFGIVALEGMAAGKLTIVSDTGGLKEIIEHEKTGLKVFPNDPHSIVWAVEYMFANREHCKEMARKGEETARTIFSWDSIAERTVDLYNKIQNNTAKVGGMV; encoded by the coding sequence ATGTCTAACGGGTATTTCGCATTGGTTTTGCACGCTCACCTTCCTTATGTGAGACATAATGAAGCAAATCGATTAGAGGAAAGATGGGTTTTTGAGGCACTTACTGAGTCATATATCCCGTTATTATGGGTTCTCGAAGAACAGCCTGAATCCTTATCTTGGACTTTATCATTTTCCCCTCCATTACTTGAACTATTGAATGATCCAGTTATTCAAAAACGCTATTTAGAGCATCTCGATTCCACCTTAAAACTCATCAAAAAAGAAAAAAACTTTTCAAAAAACAAACAAGAAAAAGAAATTATCAGTTTTTACGAAACACGCTATAAAAAGATTATGGATACGTATCAGAATCATGACTGTCAGATTATCAAAGCATTTAAAACCTTTATGAATGAAGGGAAAATTACATGCATTACATCTGCGGCAACTCACGCGTTCTTGCCATATGTTCAGACTGAGCAAGGAGTAAAAGCGCAAATTCTTGCAGGTATAAATACGTATGAGAAATATTTCGGGAATAAACCAACAGGATTTTGGCTTCCGGAATGTGCGTATTCTCCTGGGATAGACAAAATATTAGCTGATGCAGGAATCCGCTACACGTTTGTTGATGAACAAACACTTCTTAAGAGCAAACCTGTTCCAAAGAAAGGAATAGGAGCACCCGTTTATTCGCCGCATGGGGTAGCTTTATTCCCGAGAAATCAGGTTATTTCTGAGACCATATGGAATTCTTCTGTTGGATATCCGGGTGATTTCGATTACAGAGAGTTTTATCGCGACGTTGCTTATGAACGTGACTTTGATTATATTAAAGGATTTATTCATCCTGACGGGATCAAAGTAGATACCTCGCTAAAATATTGGCGAATTACAGGTGAAACCGAAAATAAAGACTGGTATAACAGAACGTATGCTGAAGAAAAAATAAAACAGCACTCTAGAGATTTTACTATTCGCATCGAAGACTACTTACATAACAACAAACAATCTTTTCCTCCTCAACTTATTACAGCACCTTTTGACGCAGAACTTTTTGGACACTGGTGGTTTGAAGGACCAGAATTCTTACTTCAATCCATGGAAGTTTCGATTGAACAAAACATCAGCTGGATCACACCACAAGAATTTTTACACAGACATTATCAAGATCTTGAAACCGTAAGACCTTGCTTTTCTACATGGGGAAGGAATGGGACGGGCGAAGTTTGGCTAAACCATGCAAATGCATGGATGTATCGTCATCTTCATTACTGTGAAGAGAAATTAGTGGAATTAGCCGCCAAGCTTTCAAAAGAAAAAGTGAATATTGTGACAGAACGTTATGCTAACCAAATGGTAAGAGAATGGATGCTTGCAGCAAGTTCTGATTGGGCTTTTATTATTGAAGGCAATAGTGCTTCACAATATGCAAAAGATAGATTTCAAGAACATATCGAAAGGTTTCATACATTATATGAGGCTATTCAAAATGGAAGTTATAACATTAATGAAATCTCAGAATATGAAAATGATTATCCATTTATCATGGTAAATTTATGGCATTACTTTAAAAATCAGCATGATTTATATGTGAATATGCAATATACAAACCAAAACAATAAAAGCAAAAAAATACTGATGCTCTCTTGGGAATTTCCGCCGATGGTTGTTGGCGGGCTATCAAGGCATGTATTTGATTTATCGCGTAAATTAACCGACCAGGGGCATGAAGTGTATGTGCTAACTTCTGCAGTAGAGGGCTATCCAGACTACGAAATAAATAATGGCGTTCACGTATATAGGCTCAAAGGAAAACAGCCATCTTTTGAATCTTTCTTTCATTGGACCGGCAGCCTGAATTTAGCAATGGCCGATTATGCTGTTGAGCTATCCAAGAAAATTAAGTTTGATTGTATCCATGCCCATGATTGGCTCGTATCCGTTGCAGCGCTAGCCGTAAAAAAAGAATTAGAACTACCGTTAATTACGACTATACATGCCACTGAACATGGAAGAAACAACGGAATCACTTCACCTCTTCAATATGAGATTAATCAAAAAGAATGGGAGCTTATGAACGGTTCTGATAGCCTCATTGTCTGCAGTACTTACATGAAAAAAGAACTTACCGATGTTTTTCAAATTCCTGAAGATAAAATTTCGATCTTGCCTAATGGCATAGATCCACAACAGATAATAGCTGAATTGAATGAAGAACGTAATGATGAAAATCGCTCTGAGAATGAACTATTGCTTTTTTCGGTAGGAAGACTCGTAAAAGAAAAAGGCTTTCAAACTATTGTTGAAGCTGCAGATATTTTAAGAAATAAAGGGCTTCAAGTGAGATTTGTGATTGCCGGAAAAGGACCTTTATTTGATGAATTAAATGAAATGGTGAGAAAAAAACAATTAGAACGTTATGTTCACTTAGCTGGTTTTGTCAGTGATGAGGAGAGAAATGTGTGGTTTGCAAAAGCGGATGCGGCTCTCTTTCCAAGTCATTATGAGCCTTTTGGAATTGTTGCACTTGAAGGGATGGCTGCAGGGAAATTAACGATTGTCTCAGACACCGGAGGATTAAAAGAGATTATAGAGCATGAGAAAACCGGCCTGAAGGTCTTTCCAAACGATCCTCACAGCATAGTTTGGGCAGTAGAATATATGTTTGCTAATCGTGAACATTGCAAAGAAATGGCTCGTAAAGGTGAAGAAACAGCTAGAACTATTTTTAGCTGGGATTCAATTGCAGAAAGAACAGTTGACTTATATAACAAAATTCAAAATAATACCGCAAAAGTAGGAGGAATGGTGTAA
- a CDS encoding DUF4912 domain-containing protein translates to MIEDIVKLKERGLTLQEIAERMNMSLGKVQYRWNKYRQQQSPPAEISAPSEEIKKEKWSMPFEYKKANACLMPRTPESLYVYWSFSEAIKNMAEHHFRTKWEELPGVLKIYDVTDILFFGHNAHRTFEIDLPPMTNNWFLHSLEPDRTYIADIGTRTFDGSFFTLLRTNPAETGAAEMSSSYDEKIERWKQQNITQPEWLENFSTYSYYQKIR, encoded by the coding sequence TTGATCGAAGATATTGTGAAGTTAAAGGAAAGAGGACTTACGCTGCAAGAAATAGCTGAAAGAATGAATATGTCTTTAGGCAAGGTTCAGTACCGCTGGAATAAATACCGGCAGCAGCAATCGCCGCCCGCAGAAATTTCTGCTCCATCGGAAGAAATAAAAAAAGAAAAATGGTCAATGCCGTTTGAATATAAGAAAGCAAATGCTTGTCTTATGCCGAGGACTCCAGAGAGTTTGTATGTATATTGGAGTTTCTCGGAAGCTATCAAGAATATGGCTGAACACCACTTCCGTACAAAGTGGGAAGAGCTTCCAGGTGTATTAAAAATATACGATGTCACGGATATCTTATTTTTCGGGCACAATGCACACAGAACATTTGAAATAGATCTTCCTCCTATGACAAACAACTGGTTCCTGCATTCGTTAGAACCTGACCGGACGTACATTGCTGATATTGGAACCCGCACATTTGACGGCAGCTTTTTTACATTGTTGCGGACAAATCCAGCTGAGACTGGAGCAGCCGAAATGAGCAGTTCTTACGATGAAAAGATAGAACGATGGAAACAGCAGAATATAACACAGCCTGAATGGCTTGAGAATTTTTCAACTTATTCATACTATCAAAAAATCAGATAG
- the rpmG gene encoding 50S ribosomal protein L33, whose protein sequence is MRVNITLACTETGDRNYITTKNKRTNPDRLELKKYSPRLKKYTVHRETK, encoded by the coding sequence ATGCGTGTAAACATTACTTTAGCTTGTACTGAGACTGGTGATCGTAACTACATCACTACTAAAAACAAGCGTACAAATCCAGACCGTTTAGAGCTTAAAAAATACAGCCCGCGTTTAAAGAAATACACAGTTCACCGTGAAACTAAGTAA
- the phoU gene encoding phosphate signaling complex protein PhoU — MVVRENFQLQLEEMKNAIIQISKLTEEALIESVEALKNQDLDKALEVIENDNRINVLEDEINDMAILLIAKQAPVASDLRRIIAAIKISSDIERMADFAVNIAKSTIRIGKQELIKPLEELPKMAHHAIKMLTAATKAYVEEDVALAKELADMDDYVDETYGKIIKELLELMTKNPDHLSQISQLLFVCRYIERTADHATNIAESIIFLVKGKRYGLND, encoded by the coding sequence ATGGTTGTTCGTGAAAATTTTCAGCTTCAATTAGAAGAAATGAAAAATGCTATTATTCAGATATCGAAGCTAACTGAGGAAGCTTTGATCGAATCTGTTGAAGCACTAAAAAATCAAGATCTTGATAAAGCATTAGAAGTAATTGAAAATGATAACAGAATCAATGTCTTAGAAGATGAGATCAATGATATGGCCATTCTCTTAATCGCAAAACAAGCTCCTGTAGCGTCAGATTTAAGACGTATTATTGCAGCTATTAAAATTTCATCTGATATTGAAAGAATGGCTGATTTTGCAGTAAATATTGCAAAATCAACGATTCGAATCGGCAAGCAGGAATTGATAAAACCCCTTGAAGAACTTCCGAAAATGGCGCATCATGCTATTAAGATGCTGACTGCAGCTACGAAAGCTTACGTGGAAGAAGACGTTGCTCTTGCAAAAGAACTTGCTGATATGGATGACTATGTTGATGAAACGTATGGAAAAATTATTAAAGAGCTTTTAGAGTTAATGACCAAAAATCCAGATCACCTCTCACAGATTAGCCAATTGTTGTTTGTATGCAGATACATCGAACGTACAGCGGACCATGCAACGAACATTGCTGAAAGTATTATTTTCTTAGTAAAAGGCAAACGATACGGCTTGAATGATTAA
- a CDS encoding sugar phosphate nucleotidyltransferase has translation MKGVIMAGGKGTRLRPLTCNMPKPMVPMLHKPVMEYGIELLKRYGITDIAVTVHYLPDVIKNYFGDGRNFGVNLHYFVEDSPLGTAGSIKNAEEFLDERFIVISGDALTDFDLEKGINFHEEKDSLVTIFMKQVESPLEYGVIMTNQEGKIIRFLEKPSWNEVFSDTVNTGIYVLEPEVFQYIEKDVPVDFSKDLFPLIMKEDKNLFGYQADGYWSDIGSLQQYRQSHYDMLNGLVNLPFAGKEHEPGIWIGENVFIEEGAKIEGPVSIADGAVIRKGAHVGKLSVVGKNSVVSSGSSLKKTVLWNDVFVGDQCELRGATIANGTKVEKDASIFEHAVVGNHCTIGKNATLKPDVKIWPEKEIFEDALVHTSIVWGKKATKSLFGSRGVSGIANVEITPDYIARIASAYGAVLPYGSQILIASDSHDFSVMIKQSFIQGLHSSGVHTLDISPTVAPVVRFSIEEERLEGGVYVRFSNPTGEKQLIIEFYDNKGLPIHSDLERKIENAYWQEDYRRASFDRIGKGTVQANKHEDYISALLEEIQEKRIQEAKFRVVVNYNHQPYLNFIPNLYNRLNCEILTAPYQTKPEEMASFVRVTNANIGVLIGEAGETLRLITETGEVLDDETMLALYVFTAFSQGKQKEMAIPVYGSSALDSIAERLKGKLIRTKANPRSIMEVGEGVLNYQYDAQYAFVHILEVMAMQQITLSELVKMLPDVHMLREYVPCPKDKKGRVMRRLMEDIRDNNVELLDGIKVFHPEGGWTLILPDVEQPVFTVYSQNTNPEQAKQAASQYIEKIQLYQQV, from the coding sequence ATGAAAGGTGTAATCATGGCTGGCGGAAAAGGAACACGTTTAAGACCTCTTACATGCAACATGCCAAAACCTATGGTGCCCATGCTTCACAAGCCAGTTATGGAATACGGCATTGAGCTGTTAAAAAGGTATGGAATAACTGATATTGCTGTTACAGTACATTATCTCCCTGATGTCATCAAGAATTATTTTGGCGATGGTCGGAATTTTGGTGTTAATCTTCATTATTTCGTTGAAGATTCTCCACTTGGAACAGCAGGTTCAATTAAAAATGCTGAAGAGTTTTTAGATGAACGGTTTATTGTTATTAGCGGAGATGCTTTAACTGATTTTGACCTTGAAAAAGGGATTAATTTTCATGAAGAAAAGGATTCACTAGTAACCATTTTTATGAAACAAGTTGAATCACCACTGGAATATGGTGTGATCATGACGAATCAGGAAGGAAAGATCATCCGATTCTTAGAAAAACCAAGTTGGAATGAAGTTTTCAGCGATACAGTGAATACAGGTATATATGTTCTTGAGCCCGAAGTTTTCCAATATATCGAAAAAGATGTACCTGTAGATTTCAGTAAAGACCTCTTTCCTTTAATAATGAAAGAAGACAAAAATTTGTTCGGATATCAAGCAGATGGTTACTGGTCGGATATCGGAAGTCTGCAGCAGTATCGCCAGTCTCACTATGATATGCTAAATGGCCTTGTCAATCTTCCTTTTGCCGGAAAAGAGCATGAACCTGGAATTTGGATTGGTGAGAACGTATTTATCGAAGAAGGAGCTAAGATTGAGGGTCCTGTAAGTATTGCAGATGGCGCTGTAATTCGAAAGGGAGCTCACGTTGGCAAACTGTCTGTTGTTGGGAAAAACAGCGTTGTGAGTTCTGGTAGCTCATTGAAAAAAACAGTGCTATGGAATGACGTTTTTGTTGGCGATCAATGTGAGCTAAGAGGTGCTACTATTGCGAATGGAACAAAAGTTGAGAAAGATGCATCGATTTTTGAGCATGCAGTAGTTGGAAATCATTGTACGATCGGTAAAAATGCTACTTTAAAACCTGATGTGAAAATATGGCCGGAAAAAGAAATCTTTGAAGATGCACTTGTTCATACGTCCATCGTTTGGGGAAAAAAAGCGACCAAGTCCTTATTTGGATCACGGGGAGTTTCCGGCATAGCTAATGTTGAAATCACTCCAGATTACATCGCGAGAATAGCCTCTGCATACGGAGCGGTTCTTCCATATGGTTCACAGATTCTGATCGCAAGTGATTCACATGATTTTTCTGTAATGATCAAGCAATCCTTTATACAAGGACTTCATTCTTCAGGTGTACATACACTTGATATCAGTCCGACAGTGGCACCGGTTGTCAGATTTTCTATTGAGGAAGAACGTTTGGAAGGCGGGGTCTACGTCCGTTTCTCAAACCCTACTGGCGAAAAACAATTAATAATCGAGTTTTATGATAACAAAGGCTTGCCGATTCACTCAGATCTTGAAAGAAAGATTGAAAATGCATACTGGCAGGAAGATTATAGACGGGCATCGTTTGATAGAATTGGAAAAGGTACGGTACAGGCGAATAAGCATGAGGATTATATTTCTGCATTGCTTGAAGAAATACAGGAAAAAAGAATACAAGAGGCAAAATTCAGGGTAGTCGTAAATTATAATCATCAGCCTTATTTAAATTTTATTCCGAATCTCTATAACCGACTTAACTGTGAAATTCTTACTGCCCCGTATCAGACAAAGCCTGAAGAGATGGCTTCTTTTGTTAGAGTAACAAATGCCAATATAGGTGTTCTGATAGGAGAGGCAGGAGAAACATTGCGATTGATTACAGAAACTGGTGAGGTTTTAGACGATGAAACCATGCTCGCTCTTTACGTTTTCACAGCTTTCTCTCAAGGCAAGCAAAAGGAAATGGCTATTCCTGTGTATGGCTCTTCTGCTTTAGATTCAATCGCAGAACGGCTGAAAGGGAAGCTGATCCGCACAAAAGCTAACCCAAGGTCCATAATGGAAGTTGGCGAAGGTGTACTAAACTATCAATACGATGCACAATATGCATTTGTTCATATCCTGGAAGTGATGGCGATGCAGCAAATCACACTTTCAGAACTCGTAAAAATGCTGCCTGATGTTCATATGCTGAGAGAATATGTACCATGTCCAAAGGATAAAAAAGGCCGTGTGATGCGAAGGTTAATGGAAGATATAAGGGATAACAATGTAGAGTTGCTTGATGGAATCAAGGTATTTCATCCAGAAGGCGGCTGGACATTAATTTTGCCTGATGTGGAACAACCTGTATTTACGGTTTACTCTCAAAACACGAACCCTGAACAAGCAAAACAGGCTGCATCACAGTACATCGAAAAAATCCAGCTTTATCAGCAGGTGTAA
- a CDS encoding aspartate/glutamate racemase family protein: MKIGILGGLTPQATIEYYKLIISQYHNKIDSAVFPEMVIESVDVSKVHHLTMGKKFQQLIQYLSESMNNLMKAGSDVILIASNTPHLFYEDITRNVGVPVISIVDVTYNEVMKSKKNRIGLLGTIPTMQSDLYKKPFINTEIQIFVPEITQQDFLQEKIFKQFSRGIFIEDDITAVGNMIHQLKSKYNINGLILGCTELPIFLEQDDWDDITLFNTAAIHVDSLIRFLKKAHI, encoded by the coding sequence ATGAAAATTGGAATTTTAGGCGGTTTGACCCCACAGGCTACAATAGAGTATTACAAGCTGATAATCAGCCAATATCATAATAAAATTGACTCCGCTGTATTTCCAGAAATGGTTATTGAAAGTGTAGATGTCAGTAAAGTGCATCATTTAACAATGGGAAAGAAATTTCAGCAGCTTATACAATATTTATCTGAATCCATGAATAATCTTATGAAAGCTGGCTCAGATGTCATCCTTATAGCTTCAAATACTCCTCATCTCTTTTATGAAGATATTACAAGGAATGTTGGTGTTCCAGTGATCAGCATTGTAGATGTGACCTATAATGAAGTAATGAAAAGCAAAAAGAACCGGATAGGCCTGTTAGGTACGATTCCAACTATGCAGAGCGATCTATACAAAAAACCTTTTATAAACACTGAAATCCAAATTTTTGTTCCTGAAATAACACAGCAAGATTTCCTGCAGGAGAAGATTTTTAAACAATTTTCCAGAGGCATTTTTATTGAAGATGATATAACGGCTGTAGGGAACATGATTCATCAATTGAAAAGTAAATATAATATCAATGGATTGATTCTAGGGTGTACTGAACTTCCAATCTTTCTTGAACAAGATGATTGGGATGATATTACATTATTTAATACTGCAGCAATTCACGTAGACAGCTTAATTCGTTTTTTGAAAAAGGCTCATATCTAA
- the pstB gene encoding phosphate ABC transporter ATP-binding protein PstB, producing the protein MVQKDNEKQEQFTPVFKINNLNLWYGQDHALKDIKFDIPEKQVTAIIGPSGCGKSTFIKTLNRMVEMVPIVRMSGEIVYREKNIFDPKYGVEELRTQVGMVFQKPNPFPKSIYDNVAYGPRIHGIKNKKVLDEVVEKSLRGAAIWDEVKDRLNENAYGLSGGQQQRLCIARCLAIEPDVILMDEPTSALDPISTLKVEELVQELKKDYSIVIVTHNMQQAARISDRTAFFLSGEVVEYTDTSTLFSNPSDKRTEDYITGRFG; encoded by the coding sequence TTGGTACAAAAGGATAATGAAAAGCAAGAGCAGTTCACACCTGTTTTCAAAATAAATAATTTGAACTTATGGTACGGACAAGATCATGCCTTAAAAGACATCAAGTTTGATATTCCTGAAAAGCAAGTTACAGCAATCATTGGGCCGTCTGGCTGCGGTAAATCAACATTCATTAAGACATTGAACAGAATGGTTGAAATGGTTCCAATCGTTCGCATGTCAGGAGAAATTGTTTACAGAGAAAAAAATATTTTTGATCCGAAGTACGGAGTAGAAGAACTTCGTACACAAGTGGGCATGGTGTTTCAAAAACCAAATCCGTTCCCAAAATCGATCTATGATAATGTAGCATATGGACCTCGTATCCATGGCATCAAAAATAAAAAAGTTTTAGATGAAGTTGTTGAAAAAAGTTTAAGAGGTGCGGCTATCTGGGATGAAGTTAAAGACCGTTTAAACGAAAATGCATATGGGTTGTCAGGCGGTCAACAGCAGCGTCTATGCATTGCACGTTGTCTTGCGATTGAACCAGACGTAATATTGATGGATGAACCAACATCTGCACTTGATCCAATCTCAACTTTAAAAGTTGAAGAACTTGTTCAAGAATTGAAAAAGGATTATAGCATTGTTATCGTTACACATAACATGCAGCAAGCAGCGCGTATTTCAGATCGCACAGCATTCTTCCTTAGTGGGGAAGTTGTAGAGTACACAGATACTAGCACATTGTTCTCTAATCCATCTGATAAACGAACAGAAGATTATATTACAGGACGTTTTGGCTAA
- a CDS encoding 5-formyltetrahydrofolate cyclo-ligase, with amino-acid sequence MTKSEWRKKIKNLLISMEANDRKVMSEKIAVQLFETKEWRNSNFIGITVSRKFELDTTFIIKKAWEEGKTVCVPKCYSANKKMEFRELGSFDDLENVYMDLYEPIIEKTKDISKENIDLLIVPGLVFDKKGYRIGYGGGYYDRFLQNYQGSAISIAYSFQTAEQLPFEEFDVPVEQVITEEGCYI; translated from the coding sequence ATGACGAAGTCAGAATGGCGAAAAAAAATTAAAAACTTATTAATCTCTATGGAAGCAAATGATCGGAAAGTTATGAGCGAAAAAATAGCTGTACAATTATTTGAAACAAAAGAATGGCGGAATTCGAACTTTATCGGAATCACTGTTTCAAGAAAATTTGAATTAGACACGACATTTATTATAAAAAAAGCTTGGGAGGAAGGAAAAACTGTTTGTGTACCAAAATGCTATTCGGCTAATAAAAAAATGGAATTTAGAGAACTGGGTTCCTTTGATGATTTAGAGAATGTATATATGGACCTCTATGAACCAATAATCGAAAAAACGAAGGATATTTCTAAAGAAAATATCGACTTACTTATCGTCCCCGGGCTAGTCTTTGATAAAAAAGGATACAGGATTGGTTACGGAGGCGGCTATTATGATCGTTTCTTACAGAACTATCAAGGGTCAGCAATATCAATTGCATACTCATTTCAGACAGCAGAACAACTTCCTTTTGAAGAATTTGATGTTCCAGTAGAACAAGTCATTACTGAAGAAGGATGCTATATTTAA
- a CDS encoding glycoside hydrolase family 15 protein → MPRHLALGNGNLLINLDEFLQIRDIYFPYVGQQNHVQGHVNRLGASINGSFSWLSSKEWMIEPGYRSDSLVTQSFARNKKEGVCLKIEDAVHQRENMFMRRISIINETDEEKRIKLFFHQDLSIYETEVGDTAYYDPHKSVIIHYKKNRYFLFHASFEGKGMDQYTTGIKRFLSAEGTWKDAEDGHLHVNPIAQGSVDSTFSVTGVIPPNETREAFYSSTVGKSREEVFSLFDYLMEIGPSLTLDKIDVYWRRWVNKTKIDPCNLSDELLDLYNRSLLIIRTQTNENGYIIAANDSDIQQYNRDHYSYMWPRDGALIAAAVSKAGFHGMVKNFYRRCADVLTKEGYLHHKYNPDGSIGSSWHPMIDKGGASQLPIQEDETALVLWAFWEHYKETGDIEFAQSLYRSLVRPSARFLLQYMHSELDLPLQSYDLWEERRGIFTFTASSVYGGLMAAYSFATLFGEDDRAERYKKGAERIKAGMEKHLYDEGAGRFIRGIYLLDDNAYKKDFTMESSMYALFAFGVFSADDERVIRTMHQMEEDLSIKTSVGGIARYTNDYYFQQTHEVARVPGNPWLICTLWVAKWYIQKAKIVHDLERPHEILRWIQEHSFSTGVLPEQLHPFTGEALSVAPLTWSHATFVDVLKEYTTVYQKLSQNSLAR, encoded by the coding sequence ATGCCAAGACATTTAGCTTTAGGCAACGGAAATTTACTTATCAACTTAGACGAGTTTTTACAGATTAGAGATATATATTTTCCCTATGTTGGTCAGCAAAATCATGTACAGGGACATGTAAACCGTTTGGGAGCCAGTATCAATGGCTCCTTTTCTTGGCTTTCCTCTAAAGAATGGATGATCGAACCAGGTTACCGCAGCGATTCATTAGTCACTCAGTCATTTGCCAGGAACAAAAAAGAAGGTGTATGTCTAAAGATTGAAGATGCTGTACATCAAAGAGAAAACATGTTTATGAGGAGAATAAGTATTATCAATGAAACAGATGAGGAAAAGAGGATTAAGCTTTTCTTTCATCAAGATCTTTCTATATACGAGACCGAGGTTGGTGATACTGCCTATTACGATCCTCATAAGTCAGTCATTATCCATTATAAAAAGAATCGATATTTTTTGTTCCATGCTTCTTTTGAAGGAAAAGGAATGGATCAATACACGACAGGTATAAAACGATTTTTAAGCGCAGAAGGAACATGGAAAGATGCTGAAGATGGCCATCTGCATGTGAATCCAATTGCTCAAGGATCGGTAGACAGTACATTCTCCGTCACTGGAGTCATACCGCCGAATGAAACGAGAGAAGCATTTTATTCATCAACAGTTGGTAAAAGCAGAGAAGAGGTTTTTTCTCTATTTGATTATCTGATGGAGATCGGTCCATCCTTAACCCTGGACAAAATCGATGTTTATTGGCGGAGGTGGGTTAATAAAACGAAGATTGACCCATGCAATCTTTCAGACGAACTTCTAGACCTATATAATCGAAGTCTGCTTATAATACGTACGCAAACGAATGAGAATGGCTATATAATCGCAGCAAATGACTCTGATATACAGCAATATAACCGCGATCATTACAGTTATATGTGGCCAAGAGACGGAGCTTTAATAGCTGCTGCTGTATCGAAAGCAGGGTTTCATGGCATGGTTAAAAATTTTTATCGACGATGTGCTGATGTTCTAACGAAAGAAGGGTACTTGCATCATAAATATAATCCAGATGGTTCGATTGGATCTTCCTGGCACCCTATGATCGATAAAGGTGGAGCAAGCCAGCTGCCTATCCAAGAAGATGAAACTGCACTCGTTTTGTGGGCCTTCTGGGAGCACTACAAAGAAACCGGTGATATTGAATTTGCTCAATCTCTTTATCGCTCCCTTGTCAGACCAAGTGCTAGATTTTTGCTCCAATACATGCATAGTGAACTTGACCTTCCTCTGCAATCTTATGATCTTTGGGAGGAAAGAAGAGGAATATTTACATTTACAGCAAGCAGTGTGTATGGGGGACTGATGGCAGCATATTCATTTGCTACGCTGTTTGGTGAAGACGATCGGGCAGAACGATATAAAAAAGGTGCTGAACGCATTAAAGCAGGAATGGAAAAACACCTCTATGATGAAGGCGCGGGCAGATTCATCAGAGGCATCTATTTATTAGATGATAACGCTTATAAAAAAGATTTTACGATGGAATCAAGCATGTATGCCCTATTTGCCTTTGGTGTATTTTCAGCAGATGATGAAAGAGTTATCCGTACGATGCATCAGATGGAAGAAGATTTAAGTATAAAAACGAGTGTCGGTGGAATAGCAAGGTACACAAATGATTACTATTTTCAGCAAACACATGAAGTTGCAAGGGTTCCAGGCAATCCATGGCTGATTTGTACACTTTGGGTTGCAAAATGGTACATTCAAAAGGCAAAAATAGTACATGATTTAGAACGGCCGCATGAAATTCTTCGATGGATTCAAGAGCATAGTTTTTCAACAGGTGTATTGCCAGAACAGCTCCATCCCTTCACAGGTGAAGCATTATCAGTTGCTCCTTTAACATGGTCACATGCTACTTTTGTCGATGTTCTAAAAGAATATACGACCGTATATCAGAAACTTTCACAAAACTCTCTTGCCCGTTAG